A window of the Arachis duranensis cultivar V14167 chromosome 5, aradu.V14167.gnm2.J7QH, whole genome shotgun sequence genome harbors these coding sequences:
- the LOC107490552 gene encoding uncharacterized protein LOC107490552: MLPPRYIFFIAVSLATIAVILLALLSPVSHTTNNPTKPWLDLSMYIQQQHHVASTEDQASSLGGAFMYHGFLTEGPENTSRVVGKAQGFIIIPTSNNAEQFQQYYYYDSSAFNVMCLTFDTPEHSGNLSVEAKEEVSPQKSNNKGRRREELRVVGGTGSFAFARGIAIISQTGGGQSTHKNGVAASYHVKLQLQFPKHNSNKFLP, translated from the coding sequence ATGTTGCCACCAAGGTACATATTCTTCATTGCAGTGTCTCTAGCAACAATAGCAGTGATCTTATTAGCATTGCTCTCACCAGTTTCCCACACCACCAACAATCCAACAAAACCATGGCTTGATCTTTCAATGTACATCCAACAACAACATCATGTTGCTAGTACTGAAGATCAAGCATCTTCTTTAGGAGGAGCATTCATGTACCACGGTTTTCTCACTGAGGGACCAGAGAACACATCAAGGGTAGTTGGAAAAGCACAGGGATTCATCATAATCCCTACAAGTAATAACGCTGAACAGTTCCAGCAATATTACTATTATGACTCATCTGCATTCAATGTCATGTGTTTAACCTTTGACACTCCAGAACATTCTGGAAACTTAAGTGTTGAGGCTAAAGAAGAAGTATCACCccaaaaaagtaataataagggtagaagaagagaagagttaAGGGTTGTTGGAGGGACAGGTTCTTTTGCATTTGCTCGTGGCATTGCCATAATTTCTCAAACAGGTGGTGGGCAATCTACTCATAAAAATGGTGTTGCTGCCTCTTATCATGTTAAACTTCAGCTTCAATTTCCAAAGCATAATTCCAACAAGTTTTTACCATGA